A section of the Castanea sativa cultivar Marrone di Chiusa Pesio chromosome 12, ASM4071231v1 genome encodes:
- the LOC142621078 gene encoding cytochrome P450 CYP72A219-like, translating into MEISLDKVATSVLFVIMTTLSCMILNWVWLRPKYLESCLRKQGLVGNSYRLFFGDTKDSSMMIKQASSEHIELSDDIVPHVLPFEHHTVKRYGKNSFIWLGPTPRINITSPEQIKDVFTRIGDFQRPKPNPLVRLLAMGVINYEGEKWAKHRKIINPAFHIEKLKLMLPAFYQSCIDMISQWERLISEDGSCELDVWPYLENMSSDVISRTAFGSSYKEGKRIFELQKEQAQLVVKVEKCVYFPGLRFLPTKTHRRMKEIEREVRDLLIGIINKREKASKGINDDLLGILMESNSREIKEFGNKKSAGMSIKDVIEECKLFYFAGEETTSVLLVWTMVLLSKYSNWQARAREEVLQVFGKNRPDFDGLNHLKIVTMILNEAMRLYPPAASLLRIVHKETKLGNLIIPAGVEIALPTILVHHDYELWGENAKQFNPERFSEGISKATKGQVSFFPFGGGPRICIGQNFALIETKMALSLILLNFSFETSSSYAHAPCSTITLQPQFGAHIILHKI; encoded by the exons atggaaatttctCTGGACAAAGTTGCCACCTCCGTTCTTTTTGTTATAATGACAACGTTGTCATGCATGATTCTGAATTGGGTGTGGTTAAGACCAAAATATTTAGAGAGTTGCTTGAGAAAGCAAGGTCTTGTAGGCAATTCTTATAGACTTTTCTTCGGGGACACAAAGGATAGCTCTATGATGATAAAGCAAGCTTCTTCTGAACACATAGAACTCTCTGACGATATTGTGCCACATGTTCTCCCCTTTGAACATCACACAGTGAAGCGTTATG GCAAGAATTCTTTTATATGGCTTGGCCCAACACCTCGTATAAACATTACGAGCCCCGAACAAATTAAAGATGTTTTCACCAGGATAGGTGACTTTCAGAGGCCCAAACCAAATCCACTTGTTAGATTGCTTGCAATGGGAGTAATAAACTACGAGGGTGAGAAATGGGCTAAACACAGAAAGATCATCAACCCTGCTTTCCATATAGAGAAGTTGAAG CTTATGTTACCTGCATTTTATCAAAGTTGCATTGACATGATTAGCCAATGGGAGAGGTTGATCTCTGAAGATGGATCCTGTGAGTTAGACGTATGGCCTTATCTCGAAAACATGTCAAGCGATGTGATTTCAAGGACAGCATTTGGAAGTAGctataaagaaggaaaaagaatatTTGAACTCCAAAAAGAGCAAGCACAACTTGTTGTAAAAGTAGAAAAATGTGTATACTTTCCAGGACTAAG GTTTTTACCAACTAAGACACATAGGAGGATGAAGGAAATTGAAAGAGAAGTACGAGACTTACTAATAGGAATCATTAACAAAAGGGAGAAGGCAAGCAAAGGCATAAATGATGACTTATTAGGCATACTTATGGAATCGAATTCTAGAGAGATTAAGGAGTTTGGTAACAAGAAGAGTGCTGGAATGAGTATTAAGGATGTAATTGAGGAATGTAAGCTTTTCTACTTTGCTGGGGAAGAGACAACCTCGGTTTTACTCGTTTGGACAATGGTTTTGTTGAGTAAGTATTCAAACTGGCAAGCTCGTGCAAGAGAAGAGGTTTTGCAAGTCTTTGGTAAGAACAGACCTGACTTTGATGGGTTAAATCACCTTAAAATT GTAACCATGATATTGAATGAGGCTATGAGGTTGTACCCACCAGCAGCTTCGCTACTTCGAATAGTTCACAAGGAAACCAAGTTGGGAAATTTGATAATACCAGCTGGAGTGGAGATTGCTCTACCAACAATCCTAGTCCACCATGATTATGAACTGTGGGGTGAGAATGCAAAACAGTTTAACCCGGAGAGATTTTCAGAAGGCATTTCAAAGGCAACAAAGGGCCAAGTATCATTCTTCCCATTTGGTGGGGGTCCTAGGATATGCATTGGTCAAAACTTTGCTCTAATAGAGACCAAGATGGCTTTGTCACTCATTTTGTTGAACTTCTCATTTGAGACCTCCTCATCCTATGCTCATGCTCCTTGCTCAACCATAACTCTTCAACCTCAATTTGGTGCTCACATTATATTACATAAGATATAG